The Rubrobacter tropicus nucleotide sequence GCTTGCGCGGGTCGAGGCCCTGGCCGCGCGGGGGATGCGGGTCCTCGCGCTCGCCTCGCGCCGGGTGGATGAGAAGATGGAGACCCTTCAAGAGAAAGACGTTGCGGGCGGGTTGGAGCTCGTCGGGTTGCAGGGCATGATCGACCCCCCGAGACCCGAGGCCGTGGACGCCGTCGAGGCGTGCAAGAAGGCGGGCATCTCGGTAAAGATGATCACCGGCGACCACAAGAGCACGGCCCGCGCCATCGGCGAGCAACTCGGTCTCGAGACCGGCTCCGGGGCCGTGACCGGCGCCGAATTGGACGGGCTCTCGGACGAGGAACTCCAGGGGGTCGTCGCCCGAACCGGTGTCTTCGCCCGGGTCGCGCCGGAGCACAAGATAAGGCTCGTCAGGAGCCTGCAGGCGCAGGGCCACGTCGTCGCCATGACCGGCGACGGCGTCAACGACGCCCCGGCCCTCAAGCAGGCGGACATCGGGGTGGCGATGGGCATAACGGGCACCGACGTCTCCAAGGAGTCCTCGGACATCGTGCTCACGGACGACAACTTCGCCTCCATCGAGGCGGCCGTGGAGGAAGGGAGGAGGGTCTACGACAACCTGATCAAGGCGCTCGCCTTCGTTTTGCCGACCAACATCGGGCTCGCCGTGATACTCACGGCGGCCGTCGCCTTCTTCCCGATCATAGGGGGGGAGCCGTTGCTGCCGATGCTCCCGACGCAGATACTCTGGATCAACCTGGTAGCGGCGGTCGCCCTCGCCCTGCCCCTGGCCTTCGAGGCCAAGGAGCCCGACCTGATGCTCCGGTCCCCGCGCGACCCGGACGCCCCCGTCCTTAGCCGCTTCGTAATCTTCAGGACCGTCCTCGTGGCCCTGCTGATGGCGGCCGGCGCCCTCGGGCTCTTCCTCGTGGAGTTTGCCGCGGAGGCGGGAAGGGGCGTGGGCACCGGGGCCGCGCTCGCCGAGGCCCAGACCACGGCCGTGACGACGGTGATACTGTTCCAGATCTTCTACCTGCTCAACTGCCGCTCCCTGCGCGACTCGGTGATGAAGATCGGGCTGTGGAGCAACCCCTGGATCTACGTCGGTATCGGAGCCCTCCTGCTGCTGCAGGCCGGCTTTATCTACCTGCCGTTCATGAACGCGGTTTTCGGCACGGCCCCCCTGCCGGCCGGTGCCCTCCTCCAGGCCTTCGTGGTCGCCCTCGTGGTGCTGCCCGTCATCGGCGCCGAGAAGTGGCTCCGAAACCGGGGCGGTCGAAAGTCCCCGACGACGAAAGAAGGGGACTGATCATATGCTAGTCAGATAGAACGCCCGGACGAGCCTCTCGCGGGGAAAGGAAGGACGATGACGGAGACGGGCTACTTCCCGGCAAAGATACTGCTCGCGACCGACGGTTCGGAGGACGCCTCCGCGGCGACCCGGGCGGCGGTGGATCTGGCGAAGAGGAGCGGCTCGGAGCTGCACGTGGTTCACGCCTTCGAGTTCATCCCGCCCCGCGAGTACATGAGCGTCGCGCTCAGGCTCCGTACGGCCCAGGGGGCTTCGGCCAGAGGACAGGAGCTTCTGGACGAGCAGGTCGAGCGGATCGAGAGGTATGGAGTGAAGGTTGCGGGCGCGCAGGTGAGGGCGGGGTCGCCGGTCGACCAGATCCTCTCCGCGGCCGAGGAGATCGGGGCCGGGCTCGTGGTTATCGGCCGCAGGGGCCTCGGCGGCGTCAGGCGCCTCCTGATGGGCAGCGTCTCGGAAGGCGTTATACACAACGCCCGCTGTCCCGTCCTGGTGCTCCGCGGCGAGGAAGGCGCCTGGCCGCCCTCGTACGTGATCATGGCCGACGACTCATCCGCGGATTCGAGGAGCGCCGCGAGGCTTGCGGCGACCATGGGCGGCCTTCTCGGGGTCGAGGGCATGCTCGTGCAGATCTACCCGAGGCTGCTGAAGACCTCGCGGGACGCCGGACCCCTTCAGGCCAGCATGGTAGATCACGCCCTGCTGGGGGCCGAGGCGGAGTTGAACGTCCTCGCGGACGAGCTGGAGCGCCTCCTGGGGCGCCGCCCCGGGGTGAAGCTCGTCCCGGACGAGGGTGCCGACGGGATCGATGGCATAGCTCTAACCCTCATGGACGAGGCCCAGGAGGCCGGCGGAACGGCTCTTATCTCCGTCGGCAGCCGGGGCGTGGGCGGGATCCAACGCGCGCGGGTAGGGAGCGTCTCGACCAAGGTGGTCCGGGCGGCGGACGGGCCCGTCCTGATCTACCCCCAAACCCCTGAACGTCCGACCATCCAGGAAGAGGCCGCCCTGGAGGAGTCGTCTTTCTGGTCCAAGCTGTTCGACGACCGGTACCGCTCCGGCAGGCAGGAGAGGGTCATCTCCTACATCGCCCACCGCCTCGGCGACGGCGCGAACCTCAAGGAGGTGACGCAGGAGGAGTACGTCCGGCGCCTCGCCTCGTCGACCGAGGTGGACGAGATCCTCAGAAACCCCAAACTCGTGGAGGCCGCCCGCCGGAAGATGCAGGAGGGCTTTGAGGAGGCGGGCAAGGACCTCGGCTCCGTCTAACGCCGGGTCTCCCCGCCGGCCGCCAGCGCGACGGGGAACAGGGCGGAATACAGAACGTACCGGACCTTCCCGCGCCTTACCGCCCAGGCCACGGCCGCCAGGTAGGGGGGCAACAGGAGCAACGCCGGGAGCCGGCCCACCGGTCGGCTCTCCGCGAAGGTCCGGTTGTGGGCCGAAGCGACGCCCCCGACGAGCAGTAGCCAGCCCGCGTAGTTGACGAGCGGCACCCCGTTTCGCCCGTTGGCGCCGGCCACCTCGGCGGCGTAAGATCCATCGCCGCTCCACTCCCACAGGCCGGCGTCGAGCCCGGCGGGGTCGAGCACGAGGTCGAGGCTCGTCCCGACGAGCGCCGCGCCGGGCGGCAGGAGCCTCTCTCTGGTGGCATCCTCAAGGTGAAGGGCGTCGAGGGCTTTCTCCGCGACGGCGAGGGAGCCGTTTGTGGCGCAGTACCAGCCGAGAAGAACGGCGACCGGGACATTCGCCACCCGCGGTCGCGTGCGGTGGCGCAGGAGGCCAAGCGGTCCCGTCGCCAAGAGCTCGCCGACCGCCGGCAGGCCGACGCCGAGGGCGAAGAGGCCTGCGGCGCGGCGCGGTCCTCGCGTCCGCACCGAAGAGGCCAGGTTCAGGGCCGCGCCGAGAACCGAGCCGGCGAGCAGGAGCCTGGAAAGCTTCGGGTCAACGTCGTCCATGCGTCCAGGATACATGCTCCGCCCGCCGTCTTTCGGGGCTGACGAACAGGGGGCGCCCCCGTAGAATAGCCCCATGCTGGATCGTTACGCAGAGTTGAAAGCGCAGTTGCCGCGAGGCACCATCCTCTTCTACCAGGTCGGGACCTTCTTCGAGACCTTCGAGGAGGATGCAAAGAAGATCTCGCAGGCCCTCTCCATCCGCCTGACGAGCCGCGAGGCCGCGGGCTACGCCGGCGGGCGCGTCCCTCTGGCCGGGGTGCCCGGACACTCTTTGCAAGAGCACCTGGCGACGCTGCTCAGGAAGGGCCACTCCGTCGCCGTCGCCGAGCAGCGCCAGCACCCGACGAAGCCCAAGCAGTTCACCCGCGAGGTCACCCGCATCCTCACGCCCGGCACGGTCATAGAGGACAACGTCCTCTCGGCCGGGCAGGCGAACTACCTGGCGGCCTTCGTGGTCAAGGACGGTTCGGCCGGTATCGCGGTCGTCGAGGCGTCCACCGGCGAATTTACCGGCACCGAAGTGCCGGAAGAACAGTTGGCCGCGGAACTCGAGCGGTGGTCGCCGCGGGAGCTGGTCGTACCGGAGCGGACCGCCGCGGAGAACCTGCCGAGGGTTCGGGCCACCGTCAGCTCCGTGCCCCGCTGGACGTTCGAGCCGTCGGCGGGGGAGCAGGCGCTCAAGAGGCATTTTCGGGTGTCCGGGCTCAAGGGGTTCGGGCTGGAAGGCAAGCCGGCGCTCGTCGGGGCCGCGGGGGCCCTGGTCCAGTACCTCGCGTCCCTCCGCGGCGCCGCCCCCGAGCAGGTGGTCACCTTCCGTCCCTACGATCCCGGCACGGGGATGGTGCTGGACGCCGCGACCAGGCGAAACCTCGGCCTCGACGAACTTATCGGGACCGTAGACCGCACGAAGACGCCGATGGGCGAGAGGGCGCTGAGGCGCTGGCTGGAGCGCCCTTTGCTCGAGGTCGGACGCATCCGCCAGCGGCTCGAAGCCGTGGACACGCTCGTGCCCGACTACATGCTTCGCGAGGAGGTGCGGGAGCACCTCGGCGGCATCCCCGACGTGGAGCGGATAGCCACCAGGATAGTCCGACTCTCCGCCTCGCCGAACGACCTGCTCTCGCTGCGCGGGGCGCTCGAAGCCATCGGACCGTTGAAGGAGACGCTCGCTCCCGCGGCTGAAAGTAGTTCCCTTATAGACCGGGTGCTCGGGGCGATGGAGGAGCCGCCCGGGGTGAGGGAGCTCATAGCGGCGGCGATCTCCGAGGAGTCCGGTGAGATCATACGCGCCGGCTACTCGGCCGAACTCGACGAGGCCCGCGAGTTCAGCGACGGCGCCCACGAGTGGCTCACCCGCTTCGAGGCCGAGGAGCGCCTCAAGACCGGCCTCAAGGGCCTCAAGGTCGGATACCGGGACGGCGAGGGGTACTTTATAGAGGTGGCGGGCAAGGACGCCTCCTCCGTGCCAGAGCGCTACCAGCACCGCAAGGCGCTCAAGCACAACGCCCGCTACGTCACGGTAGAGCTCAAAGAGCACGAGTCGAGGATGCTGACCGCGCGCGACGAGGTCGAGCGGCTGGAGCGGGGGATACTCGGTGAGATCCGGGCCGCCGTAAAGGAGGCCGCCCCCGAGCTCCAGAAGGTCGCCCGCGCCGTCGCCGTCGTCGACGTCATCTCTTCCTTCGCCGCCGCCGCGACGGAGCTTCGCTACTGCCGGCCCGAGGTAACGGAGCGGCGGGGCATCCGCGTCGCGGGCGGCCGTCACCCGGTGGTCGAGCACAACACCGGGACGCCCTTCGTGCCGAACGATTCCGAGGTGGACGGCGACTCCAGGTTGCAGATCATCACAGGCCCTAACATGGCCGGCAAGTCCGTCTACCTGCGCCAGGTCGCCCTCGTTGCCCTCCTCGCCCAGACCGGCTCCTACGTCCCCGCCGAGGAGGCATCTTTGGGCGTCGTCGACCGCATCTTCACCCGCGTCGGGGCGGAGGACCGGCTGGCCAGTGGCGAATCCACCTTCATGGTCGAGATGACCGAGGCCGCGAGCATCCTGAACGGGGCCACGGAGCGCTCGCTCGTAATACTGGACGAGGTAGGGCGGGGCACGTCCACCTACGATGGGATGAGCCTCGCGTGGGCGATGGCCGAGTACCTGCACGACGACGTCCAGTCCCTCACCCTCTTCGCCACCCACTACCACGAGCTGACGCGCCTCGAAGGGCTGCTCCCCGGCTGCCGCAACTACAAGGCCAGCGTCGAGGACGTCGGTGGGGAGATAGTCTTCCTGCACAGGATAGAGGCGGGCGCCGAGTCCTCCTCCTACGGCGTCCACGTCGCCAGGCTCGCGGGACTTCCGCGACAGGTCACTGACCGGGCCGATGAGATCCTGACGCGCCTCGAAGCCGAGGGCGTCAAGGACTTTGCCGGGTGAG carries:
- a CDS encoding carotenoid biosynthesis protein, which translates into the protein MDDVDPKLSRLLLAGSVLGAALNLASSVRTRGPRRAAGLFALGVGLPAVGELLATGPLGLLRHRTRPRVANVPVAVLLGWYCATNGSLAVAEKALDALHLEDATRERLLPPGAALVGTSLDLVLDPAGLDAGLWEWSGDGSYAAEVAGANGRNGVPLVNYAGWLLLVGGVASAHNRTFAESRPVGRLPALLLLPPYLAAVAWAVRRGKVRYVLYSALFPVALAAGGETRR
- the mutS gene encoding DNA mismatch repair protein MutS produces the protein MLDRYAELKAQLPRGTILFYQVGTFFETFEEDAKKISQALSIRLTSREAAGYAGGRVPLAGVPGHSLQEHLATLLRKGHSVAVAEQRQHPTKPKQFTREVTRILTPGTVIEDNVLSAGQANYLAAFVVKDGSAGIAVVEASTGEFTGTEVPEEQLAAELERWSPRELVVPERTAAENLPRVRATVSSVPRWTFEPSAGEQALKRHFRVSGLKGFGLEGKPALVGAAGALVQYLASLRGAAPEQVVTFRPYDPGTGMVLDAATRRNLGLDELIGTVDRTKTPMGERALRRWLERPLLEVGRIRQRLEAVDTLVPDYMLREEVREHLGGIPDVERIATRIVRLSASPNDLLSLRGALEAIGPLKETLAPAAESSSLIDRVLGAMEEPPGVRELIAAAISEESGEIIRAGYSAELDEAREFSDGAHEWLTRFEAEERLKTGLKGLKVGYRDGEGYFIEVAGKDASSVPERYQHRKALKHNARYVTVELKEHESRMLTARDEVERLERGILGEIRAAVKEAAPELQKVARAVAVVDVISSFAAAATELRYCRPEVTERRGIRVAGGRHPVVEHNTGTPFVPNDSEVDGDSRLQIITGPNMAGKSVYLRQVALVALLAQTGSYVPAEEASLGVVDRIFTRVGAEDRLASGESTFMVEMTEAASILNGATERSLVILDEVGRGTSTYDGMSLAWAMAEYLHDDVQSLTLFATHYHELTRLEGLLPGCRNYKASVEDVGGEIVFLHRIEAGAESSSYGVHVARLAGLPRQVTDRADEILTRLEAEGVKDFAG
- a CDS encoding universal stress protein; the protein is MTETGYFPAKILLATDGSEDASAATRAAVDLAKRSGSELHVVHAFEFIPPREYMSVALRLRTAQGASARGQELLDEQVERIERYGVKVAGAQVRAGSPVDQILSAAEEIGAGLVVIGRRGLGGVRRLLMGSVSEGVIHNARCPVLVLRGEEGAWPPSYVIMADDSSADSRSAARLAATMGGLLGVEGMLVQIYPRLLKTSRDAGPLQASMVDHALLGAEAELNVLADELERLLGRRPGVKLVPDEGADGIDGIALTLMDEAQEAGGTALISVGSRGVGGIQRARVGSVSTKVVRAADGPVLIYPQTPERPTIQEEAALEESSFWSKLFDDRYRSGRQERVISYIAHRLGDGANLKEVTQEEYVRRLASSTEVDEILRNPKLVEAARRKMQEGFEEAGKDLGSV